In Fusarium oxysporum Fo47 chromosome VII, complete sequence, the following proteins share a genomic window:
- a CDS encoding X-Pro dipeptidyl-peptidase protein, translating into MSSITIPKGSIKLAGLLFKPVSLSGKAPGVVVIHPGGGVKEQTASIYAKQLSEKGYIAIAYDAAHQGDSEGLPRHLEDPASRITDAFAVADYLERLGSVDVNSLFVVGICAGGGYAVAAAKVDHRFKAVAIVSAVNGGEGARLGLDGKGNPADAAATLDQVAQAIQSEAKSNEPITVPIIPPKGDSPVQDMLDTHEYYFTSRGKHPNSQNKMLLRSVPLVMAWDAWAYAEHLLTQPILIVVGAESVNKWHSDRIFERLDGKNKSLKRTIWPNAYHIDLYDKMEYVEPTIEEIDELFKSV; encoded by the coding sequence ATGTCCTCTATCACCATCCCAAAAGGCTCCATCAAGCTCGCTGGTCTGCTCTTCAAGCCAGTTTCACTTTCTGGCAAGGCACCCGGAGTTGTCGTCATTCACCCTGGTGGAGGTGTGAAAGAGCAGACAGCTAGCATATATGCCAAGCAGCTCTCTGAGAAGGGCTACATTGCAATTGCTTATGATGCGGCCCACCAAGGCGACTCGGAGGGTCTCCCTCGCCATCTCGAAGACCCTGCATCAAGAATTACAGATGCTTTCGCTGTCGCCGACTACCTTGAACGACTTGGTAGCGTGGATGTCAATTCTCTTTTCGTCGTCGGCATCTGTGCGGGAGGAGGATATGCAGTTGCCGCTGCGAAGGTCGACCATCGCTTCAAGGCTGTTGCTATTGTCAGTGCTGTCAATGGAGGCGAAGGGGCCCGCCTGGGTTTAGATGGAAAGGGAAACCCGGCCGATGCGGCCGCCACTCTCGATCAAGTGGCGCAAGCCATCCAATCCGAGGCCAAAAGTAACGAGCCTATTACTGTACCAATCATCCCCCCGAAAGGCGATAGTCCGGTTCAGGATATGCTTGATACGCATGAGTACTATTTCACTTCGCGAGGAAAGCACCCCAACTCTCAGAACAAGATGCTTCTTCGTTCCGTTCCCCTCGTCATGGCGTGGGATGCATGGGCATATGCGGAACATCTCCTTACGCAGCCTATACTGATCGTTGTTGGAGCGGAGTCAGTCAACAAGTGGCACTCAGATAGGATCTTTGAGCGACTTGATGGCAAGAATAAGAGCCTGAAGAGAACCATCTGGCCTAATGCCTACCATATTGACCTTTACGACAAGATGGAATATGTCGAGCCGACCATCGAAGAGATTGACGAGCTATTCAAGAGTGTATAG
- a CDS encoding nucleoside-diphosphate-sugar epimerase: protein MHLVLTGATGLVGSAVLDAMLKAKDITKITILSRRQVPMAEAAKDPRINVLLQEDFERYTPDTLEKLQGANGMVWALGISQTKVTKDEYIKITKTFAVAAAEAVSSLASPDKPFRFIYVSGAGATQSPGVFTPFFGGVKGETEVLLSALRRTHPGFLAEAVRPSVVDGSAHWAIKPYLPNPGFLYNILGAVFLAPTRVLARNYHAPTESFGRFLTEMAMGKFDQQLKSRELSTLKGGLRIVENVDFRQLAGL, encoded by the exons ATGCATCTAGTTCTTACCGGTGCCACGGGGCTCGTGGGCTCTGCGGTCCTGGATGCTATGCTCAAAGCCAAAGATATTACCAAGATCACAATCCTTTCTCGCCGCCAGGTTCCCATGGCTGAAGCCGCCAAAGACCCACGAATAAACGTACTTCTTCAAGAGGACTTCGAGAGGTATACTCCGGACACTCTTGAGAAACTCCAGGGCGCAAATGGAATGGTTTGGGCTCTCGGCATCAGCCAGACAAAAGTCACGAAAGA CGAATACATCAAAATCACCAAGACGTTTGCGGTCGCTGCTGCCGAAGCAGTTTCGAGCTTGGCATCTCCCGACAAGCCCTTCCGCTTTATCTACGTGTCCGGTGCAGGCGCCACACAGTCGCCAGGGGTCTTCACTCCCTTCTTTGGTGGTGTGAAGGGTGAGACCGAGGTATTGTTGTCTGCTCTGCGCAGAACGCATCCGGGTTTCTTAGCAGAAGCTGTTCGTCCATCTGTTGTAGATGGCAGCGCGCATTGGGCTATCAAGCCGTATTTACCGAACCCCGGCTTCCTTTACAACATATTAGGAGCCGTCTTTCTAGCACCGACCAGAGTGCTAGCTCGGAATTACCATGCGCCAACTGAATCGTTTGGTAGATTTCTCACGGAGATGGCAATGGGGAAATTCGACCAACAATTAAAGTCACGCGAACTCTCAACACTGAAAGGTGGGCTGCGAATCGTGGAGAACGTGGATTTCCGCCAACTAGCGGGGCTGTAA
- a CDS encoding uncharacterized protein (domain of unknown function-domain containing protein), translating to MGSPPPDFLQLQDDWTLVTDTAERRKRQNRVHQRTSRKKRLQQRFACMENTEKNANSQLTEIPMLAILDDSQTRRHILEFIRRASTHWSLGVLVPGDLPLLTRVNALDAVFKNTQALSMPLDLLTRNSYRSPFNSYGPVLSDAMDLIPPPLRPTTLQKVVSHKIWIDIFPLPTFRDNILRCIQSGDLEPRQLCEELLCHDLMDLDRVSDANLIIWGEPWNARNWEFSPYIFAKWRFLLHGCPEMLESTNYWRKRRGEMALSFIMN from the exons ATGGGATCTCCGCCACCAGATTTTTTGCAGCTGCAGGACGACTGGACGCTTGTGACGGACACCGCAGAGAGGAGGAAACGACAGAACCGTGTGCACCAGAGGACATCCC GAAAAAAGAGACTCCAGCAACGCTTTGCTTGCATGGAAAACACGGAGAAGAATGCAAATAGCCAGCTTACGGAAATCCCCATGCTCGCCATACTGGACGACTCCCAGACGCGCCGGCATATTTTGGAATTTATTCGTCGCGCCTCTACACACTGGAGCCTCGGTGTTCTAGTACCTGGCGATTTACCGCTGCTGACGCGAGTCAATGCGTTAGATGCGGTGTTCAAGAATACCCAGGCACTATCTATGCCTCTGGATTTATTGACCAGAAACAGCTACCGCTCTCCTTTCAACTCATATGGACCGGTGTTATCGGACGCAATGGACTTGATCCCCCCTCCTCTTAGGCCCACAACCCTGCAAAAGGTTGTATCACACAAAATATGGATTGATATCTTTCCGCTTCCTACTTTCAGAGACAATATCCTCCGCTGTATACAGTCAGGCGACCTTGAGCCGCGCCAGTTGTGTGAGGAGCTCCTTTGTCACGACTTGATGGACCTGGACCGAGTATCCGATgcaaatctcatcatctggGGCGAGCCCTGGAATGCAAGAAATTGGGAATTCAGCCCATATATCTTTGCGAAATGGAGGTTCCTGTTGCACGGGTGTCCTGAGATGCTTGAGTCGACAAACTACTGGCGAAAAAGGCGAGGAGAGATGGCACTTAGTTTTATTATGAATTGA
- a CDS encoding uncharacterized protein (of unknown function-domain containing protein), translated as MDRPVLTAGPFVNLEQLSLMACSICKYAVLADGIRNHLLHRRHQYSLSAGEKTKIISIVNTIPGILKKQDDLLGFRFPPPETKPLPFIEATKHDGLRCNDCGYVTRQTGNMQKHCRQKHRWQNDWTKGGNVKRKAKLPRDLPWTTGVSCQRLFDHDRASSWFESEVQTAINSEPRDGIIKRLIKVHQEQVDKFNAAEEDEIKVANEKKELSAWLERTGWADHLQKFKAKKDLLPLAALL; from the exons ATGGACCGACCAGTTTTGACTGCTGGGCCATTTGTCAATTTGGAGCAGCTTAGCTTGATGGCATGTAGTATCTGCAAGTATGCAGTGCTGGCTGATGGAATCCGGAATCATCTCTTGCATCGAAGACATCAGTATAGCCTTTCGGCAGGcgagaagacgaagattATCTCCATAGTCAACACTATTCCAGGGATACTCAAAAAACAAGATGACCTGCTGGGCTTTCGATTCCCACCGCCAGAAACTAAGCCACTTCCTTTCATCGAAGCAACAAAACATGACGGTCTTCGGTGCAATGACTGTGGCTATGTTACTCGACAAACGGGAAATATGCAAAAACATTGTCGGCAAAAACACAGATGGCAAAACGATTGGACAAAGGGAGGTAATGTTAAGCGAAAAGCTAAACTACCTCGAGACTTACCGTGGACAACGGGGGTGTCCTGTCAGCGCCTCTTTGATCATGACAGAGCCAGCAGTTGGTTCGAA TCAGAGGTTCAAACAGCCATCAATAGCGAACCGAGAGATGGTATTATCAAGAGACTGATAAAGGTtcaccaagaacaagtcgACAAGTTCAACGCTGCCGAAGAggatgagatcaaggttgccaacgagaagaaggagctaAGTGCGTGGCTAGAAAGGACAGGCTGGGCAGACCACTTGCAAAAGTTCAAGGCAAAGAAGGATTTATTGCCGCTGGCCGCCCTACTATAA